A window of the Desulfobacterales bacterium genome harbors these coding sequences:
- a CDS encoding TRAP transporter small permease: MFGKILKFLDKCLTFFEEWTLFLTVMAALISLFINVVLRYGFNYSLAWSEELVRLVIIYTTLIGCCSAIKNRSMIKIDALVQAIPKLKLPLNLFSNFITIIFSVMMIYYGWQIAAQQLATNQKTIILRIPLVYLYAIVPLMGLLMFIRTIQVLYEDITGQKLTKKEK; the protein is encoded by the coding sequence ATGTTTGGAAAAATACTTAAATTTTTGGATAAATGCCTTACTTTCTTTGAAGAATGGACATTATTTTTAACAGTCATGGCAGCTCTTATTTCACTCTTTATTAATGTAGTTTTAAGATATGGGTTCAATTATTCCTTGGCATGGTCAGAAGAGCTTGTAAGACTTGTAATTATTTACACTACTCTTATAGGATGCTGCTCAGCAATAAAAAACAGGTCTATGATTAAAATTGATGCACTTGTTCAAGCTATCCCAAAGTTAAAGCTTCCACTAAATTTGTTTAGTAATTTCATAACTATTATATTTTCAGTTATGATGATTTATTATGGATGGCAGATTGCTGCTCAGCAGCTTGCTACAAATCAAAAAACTATTATACTTAGAATTCCTTTAGTGTATTTATATGCAATTGTTCCGTTAATGGGACTATTGATGTTTATAAGAACTATTCAAGTCCTTTATGAAGATATTACAGGACAAAAACTAACAAAAAAAGAAAAATAA
- a CDS encoding TRAP transporter substrate-binding protein encodes MLKKIFYSMLTAIFMASSVCIAGPSLDQWKASFDPSTAKYKCIVSNVSHPVIKGVYAGFAIRDELWKRTNGQIYIDYKPFSMLGGEVEVLNQLQMGAIQGMGVSSVASTNLGPRFGLINLPFLVNSFDKLDKFVASGKLFNHFMMAMDHQGIIGLDITGYGNYGWATTTPIKTIEDAKKVKFRIAEAAVNQLLYTQWGFNPVVMPWPDVPVALKQGVITGLDHTPTVCNITKKFEVAKYYTQLNYAQGLFIWIFNKKWFEGLPTDLQKTFKETVHDVCAKIREESKLQESEEIEKAKKEGIQFFTLSDDEMAKLRNQGDAVHQKYADEINRLYKGDTYSPTNYLKEVQEYMEYKAY; translated from the coding sequence ATGTTAAAAAAAATTTTTTATTCAATGTTAACCGCCATATTCATGGCAAGTTCTGTTTGTATTGCGGGGCCTTCACTTGATCAATGGAAAGCAAGTTTTGACCCATCAACTGCAAAATACAAATGTATTGTTTCTAACGTGTCTCACCCTGTTATAAAAGGTGTTTATGCTGGTTTCGCAATAAGAGACGAATTATGGAAAAGAACTAATGGTCAAATTTATATTGATTATAAGCCTTTTTCTATGCTTGGAGGAGAAGTTGAAGTTCTTAACCAGCTTCAAATGGGAGCAATTCAAGGCATGGGCGTAAGTTCTGTCGCTTCAACAAATCTTGGCCCACGATTTGGTTTAATAAACCTGCCTTTTCTTGTTAATTCCTTTGACAAGCTTGATAAATTTGTTGCAAGCGGAAAACTTTTTAACCATTTTATGATGGCTATGGATCATCAAGGAATAATTGGTCTTGATATAACAGGATATGGCAATTACGGATGGGCAACGACAACCCCCATAAAAACAATTGAAGATGCTAAAAAAGTAAAATTTAGAATAGCTGAAGCGGCTGTTAACCAACTTCTTTATACCCAGTGGGGCTTTAATCCTGTTGTTATGCCTTGGCCTGATGTTCCAGTTGCCCTGAAACAAGGTGTTATTACAGGGCTTGATCACACGCCAACAGTCTGCAATATAACAAAAAAATTTGAGGTAGCAAAATACTATACTCAATTAAATTATGCTCAAGGCTTATTTATATGGATTTTTAATAAGAAATGGTTTGAAGGACTTCCTACCGACCTTCAAAAAACATTTAAAGAAACTGTTCATGATGTTTGTGCTAAAATAAGAGAAGAATCTAAACTCCAAGAAAGTGAAGAAATAGAAAAAGCTAAAAAAGAAGGTATTCAATTCTTTACTCTTTCTGATGATGAAATGGCTAAACTAAGAAATCAGGGAGATGCTGTACATCAAAAATATGCAGATGAAATAAACAGGTTATATAAAGGGGATACATACAGTCCAACAAATTACCTTAAAGAAGTTCAAGAATATATGGAATATAAGGCTTATTAA